One window of Botrimarina mediterranea genomic DNA carries:
- a CDS encoding DegT/DnrJ/EryC1/StrS family aminotransferase, translated as MSTKPINIPFSRWPLYDEEQIAAAADVLRSGRVNYWTGPHGREFEDALAERMQTKHAIAVANGTVAIELALLALGIGPGDDVVVPCRTFIATASAIVARGARPVLADVELDSQNISADSVQAVLTPHTKAVIAVHLAGRPCEMGPLLDLARAHNLHVVEDCAQAIGATYRGYPVGSLGDVGCYSFCTDKIISTGGEGGALVTNSDKIWNRAWSYKDHGKCPELIAAPADKPGFRWLHTTFGTNWRLTGMQAALGLAQLSKLDVALAARKSNAIRIDRCCRACPGLRTLTAPTEGEQAYYRYYAFVRTERLADGWTRDRILQAIEALGVPCFSGSCGEIYLERAFESIRPVDRLPMAKQLAETSLAWLVDPTLTEAQIERTCDAIQAVMKQATRLGVEDSIAA; from the coding sequence TTACTGGACCGGCCCACACGGACGCGAGTTCGAGGACGCGTTGGCCGAACGCATGCAGACCAAGCACGCTATCGCGGTAGCCAATGGGACCGTTGCCATCGAGCTCGCCCTGTTAGCGCTCGGCATAGGCCCTGGCGATGACGTCGTCGTGCCGTGCCGGACGTTTATCGCTACCGCAAGTGCAATCGTGGCTCGAGGCGCTAGGCCAGTGTTGGCGGATGTCGAACTCGATTCGCAGAATATCTCGGCTGACTCGGTTCAAGCGGTGCTGACGCCCCACACAAAAGCTGTCATTGCCGTGCACCTTGCCGGCAGGCCGTGCGAGATGGGTCCCCTTCTCGACCTGGCGCGAGCACACAACCTGCATGTTGTCGAAGATTGCGCTCAGGCGATTGGCGCGACATATCGAGGGTACCCGGTTGGCTCCTTGGGTGACGTGGGCTGCTATTCCTTCTGCACCGACAAAATTATCTCGACCGGCGGAGAAGGTGGCGCTCTCGTCACTAACAGTGATAAAATTTGGAATCGAGCGTGGAGCTACAAAGATCACGGCAAGTGCCCTGAATTGATCGCCGCGCCGGCAGACAAGCCTGGGTTCCGCTGGTTGCATACGACATTTGGCACAAATTGGCGCCTCACAGGCATGCAGGCCGCGTTAGGACTGGCGCAACTCTCGAAGCTCGACGTCGCGTTGGCTGCCCGCAAGTCTAACGCCATACGGATCGATAGGTGCTGCCGCGCATGCCCGGGATTGCGAACACTCACGGCTCCCACTGAGGGGGAGCAGGCTTACTACCGATACTACGCCTTCGTACGGACAGAGAGGCTTGCCGATGGCTGGACACGTGACCGTATTCTCCAAGCCATTGAAGCCCTGGGCGTGCCTTGTTTCAGCGGCAGTTGCGGTGAGATCTATCTCGAACGCGCTTTCGAGAGTATTCGTCCGGTAGATCGCCTGCCTATGGCGAAGCAACTAGCAGAGACAAGCCTCGCCTGGCTCGTCGACCCAACCCTCACCGAAGCGCAAATCGAAAGGACTTGCGATGCAATCCAGGCCGTGATGAAACAAGCGACACGGCTAGGGGTAGAAGACTCAATTGCCGCCTGA
- a CDS encoding GNAT family N-acetyltransferase — protein MDALRVLRADRVDERAAWIDLWSQSPAQEVFTHPAYLEIFRQRSDHDCCCATMSSDAGTVLYPFYLRHLQSEYGLGLPCSEAKDIATPYGYGGPYAWGQADPKELAKAFWGAFDNWTMQENVVSEFIRFSLFEDELLPYPGEVESPLMNVVRSLDLTEEELWGEVRHKVRKNVKRGRNAGIEVIIDGNGNRLGDFLSIYHRTMDRRCADASFYYDTNFFESFCDALAGRYCFVHAMSGDLVVASELVLVSPRNVYSFLGGTDPAHFSNRPNDLLKFEVMLWAKSEGKHNFVLGGGKAADDGIYKYKESFAPNGVRPFRVGKRILNSVDYGRLAAARSKSVDLAYFPAYRAA, from the coding sequence ATGGATGCACTGCGAGTGTTGAGAGCCGATCGGGTTGACGAGCGCGCCGCATGGATCGACCTATGGTCGCAAAGCCCTGCGCAAGAGGTCTTTACTCATCCCGCCTACCTAGAGATCTTCCGTCAGCGTAGCGATCACGACTGTTGTTGTGCGACGATGTCTTCTGATGCCGGAACCGTCTTGTATCCGTTCTACCTAAGGCACTTGCAGAGCGAGTACGGATTAGGGCTGCCGTGCTCTGAAGCAAAAGACATCGCAACGCCGTACGGCTACGGAGGGCCCTACGCCTGGGGTCAGGCAGACCCGAAAGAGCTCGCGAAGGCCTTCTGGGGCGCCTTTGACAACTGGACAATGCAAGAGAACGTTGTCAGCGAGTTCATTCGATTTAGCCTCTTTGAAGACGAGTTGTTGCCTTATCCGGGGGAGGTTGAATCCCCGTTGATGAATGTTGTAAGGTCGCTAGACCTCACCGAAGAAGAATTGTGGGGCGAAGTTCGTCATAAAGTCCGCAAGAATGTCAAACGTGGACGAAACGCAGGAATCGAAGTCATAATCGATGGCAATGGAAATCGGCTCGGAGATTTCTTGAGCATCTACCACCGCACGATGGACCGCCGCTGTGCAGACGCCTCTTTCTACTATGACACCAATTTTTTTGAGAGCTTTTGCGACGCTCTGGCGGGGCGATACTGCTTCGTCCACGCGATGTCCGGTGATCTTGTGGTCGCCTCGGAGCTAGTGCTCGTTTCCCCACGGAATGTCTACAGCTTTCTTGGCGGCACTGATCCCGCCCACTTCAGCAACCGGCCTAATGATCTGCTCAAGTTTGAGGTCATGCTGTGGGCAAAGTCTGAAGGGAAGCACAATTTTGTTCTGGGAGGCGGCAAAGCAGCCGATGACGGTATCTACAAATATAAAGAATCGTTCGCTCCCAATGGGGTTCGTCCCTTCCGAGTCGGCAAACGTATCCTCAATTCGGTAGATTATGGCCGACTTGCTGCCGCTCGATCGAAATCCGTAGATCTGGCGTACTTCCCTGCCTACCGTGCGGCGTAG
- a CDS encoding sugar transferase — protein sequence MSRDQSLQIAVKSIGDRCVAVALLALAVPLWLAIVVAIRLDSPGLALFRQERVGRNGRRFTIFKFRSMVHDADELLDNRGRVLGNRITRVGRFLRKTSLDELPQLLNIVRGEMSFVGPRPILPEHLGRYEGRGELRFRLRPGITGLAQVNGRNTIPWSRRVALDVEYVEQFSLALDLRIWMKTFVVVSKGSGVVMDRNPEVVDDLAGVRVGGTTEYNGRVEPRMQGAFRKDAAYEDIMTAMNASLAGSHDAALEDMPETHATIHVIGAPRSGTTLMTQLLASQLDVGYVNNLVAAFWRAPVYGIHLSKKLMPEATPMSFASRYGRTDGIAEPHEFGYFWCRLLGYSEMRQRLQEAEGSVDWDCFHRQIVNMTHAFGKPMVFKSFLLSWHLRRVAEVLSRSCFVWVRRDPVENALSLLEARRQQLGSVDQWVSLKPLEYEWLRSESPEVQVAGQVFFLEKAIREQSRMLDSSRLVEINHTDLCGDAAGAVASVAELLNKNGETTSLRGVPTPSLNAAKKLGDYDPAERRKVERAVERFFTEIPHQCDNNRAA from the coding sequence GTGTCTCGCGATCAATCACTACAAATTGCCGTCAAGTCTATCGGCGATCGTTGCGTTGCTGTTGCGTTGCTAGCGTTGGCGGTTCCGCTATGGCTAGCGATCGTGGTGGCGATACGATTAGACAGCCCAGGCCTCGCCCTGTTCCGACAAGAGCGAGTCGGGCGGAACGGGCGACGATTCACCATCTTTAAGTTTCGTTCGATGGTGCATGACGCCGACGAACTGCTAGACAACCGCGGGCGCGTCCTGGGGAACCGCATTACGCGTGTCGGCCGGTTCCTTAGGAAGACAAGCCTCGACGAGTTGCCGCAGCTGCTGAACATTGTCCGCGGCGAGATGTCGTTTGTCGGTCCCCGGCCCATCCTGCCCGAGCATCTCGGCAGGTATGAAGGGCGAGGCGAACTTCGCTTCAGGCTCAGGCCGGGCATAACGGGTTTGGCTCAGGTCAATGGCAGGAACACGATCCCATGGTCGCGTCGTGTCGCGCTCGACGTTGAGTACGTCGAGCAATTCTCGCTGGCACTTGACCTTCGGATCTGGATGAAGACCTTTGTCGTAGTCTCGAAGGGATCGGGGGTAGTAATGGATCGCAACCCAGAAGTAGTGGACGATCTTGCCGGTGTGAGAGTGGGAGGGACAACGGAGTACAACGGCCGTGTCGAACCACGTATGCAGGGGGCGTTCCGCAAAGATGCCGCCTACGAAGACATCATGACGGCTATGAACGCGTCGCTCGCGGGGAGCCATGACGCCGCTCTCGAAGATATGCCGGAGACGCACGCCACGATTCACGTAATTGGTGCTCCCCGCTCGGGGACAACGCTAATGACTCAGCTACTAGCATCGCAACTCGACGTGGGGTACGTGAATAACCTGGTTGCAGCCTTCTGGCGTGCGCCCGTCTACGGGATTCATTTATCAAAGAAGCTCATGCCAGAGGCGACTCCGATGAGCTTTGCCTCTCGCTACGGCCGGACAGACGGGATCGCGGAGCCACACGAATTCGGCTACTTCTGGTGCCGGTTACTCGGTTACTCAGAGATGCGGCAGCGTTTGCAGGAGGCGGAAGGATCTGTGGATTGGGACTGCTTCCACCGGCAGATCGTCAATATGACGCATGCCTTCGGCAAGCCGATGGTGTTCAAGTCCTTCTTGCTGTCATGGCATTTACGACGTGTGGCGGAAGTTCTGTCGCGTTCATGCTTCGTCTGGGTTCGGCGCGATCCGGTTGAGAACGCACTGTCATTGCTTGAGGCGCGTCGGCAGCAGCTTGGGTCGGTCGATCAGTGGGTTTCGCTGAAGCCGCTGGAATATGAATGGTTGCGCAGCGAATCGCCCGAAGTTCAGGTCGCAGGTCAGGTGTTTTTTCTAGAGAAAGCGATACGAGAGCAGTCTAGAATGCTTGACTCGTCTCGACTAGTCGAGATCAATCACACCGACCTATGCGGCGACGCAGCAGGCGCGGTTGCTAGCGTTGCGGAGCTGCTCAATAAGAACGGCGAGACGACGTCCTTGCGAGGCGTTCCGACACCGTCCCTCAATGCGGCGAAGAAGCTGGGCGATTACGACCCCGCTGAGCGGCGGAAGGTAGAGCGAGCCGTCGAGAGGTTCTTCACCGAGATTCCGCACCAATGCGACAATAACCGAGCCGCATAG
- a CDS encoding oligosaccharide flippase family protein gives MTSSSLAKNSAWTLLATLFARSSGVAALLLCAVCLGPESYGVVTIVTSTVLMAGGIVGIGFGAAATTALAARLHSDPKRALSESAALGSATIGVSLLGAIALATLSGPIARITTGQAEFASHFATGAFLVVLNAIAFYQAGVLAGLSAFRPLAFAQATGGIVAITCVAVGIRLGQSHGALVGLSIGALATCFLLNREVQRSAPLWAFDWKQGAWRSRFAIWSMGLPSVLLLGLSGPADWWGLAALARQPDGLVEVGVYSAANQIGTLLRFAPLSVGIALQSHLAKQFSDGAIAHGRDSMKRAVLAICAGGVLVLAIATPLAPWIMRAYGPAYADRTEVLVALIAAGVAVALQVMVERSLLAIAGYRNTLTIGLTRSAIFVVVAPWAVTGGAAGLAVLRTVVSVVHAFALIWLWRRSIGTAMQASLSGDARIAA, from the coding sequence TTGACCTCATCATCCCTTGCGAAGAACTCCGCTTGGACGTTGCTCGCAACCTTGTTCGCGAGATCGAGTGGCGTAGCGGCGCTTTTGTTATGCGCTGTGTGTCTTGGGCCTGAATCGTACGGCGTCGTTACGATTGTTACTTCGACGGTGCTAATGGCCGGCGGAATCGTGGGAATCGGGTTCGGCGCCGCGGCGACGACGGCACTTGCAGCACGCCTGCATAGCGATCCAAAGCGAGCCCTAAGCGAATCAGCGGCTCTCGGTTCAGCGACGATTGGCGTGTCTCTATTGGGAGCGATTGCCCTCGCTACCTTAAGCGGCCCAATTGCACGGATCACGACAGGGCAAGCCGAATTCGCTTCCCACTTCGCAACGGGGGCGTTCCTCGTAGTGCTGAACGCCATTGCCTTCTATCAGGCGGGAGTCTTGGCCGGACTTTCTGCATTCCGGCCGCTCGCGTTCGCACAAGCGACCGGTGGAATCGTAGCCATCACTTGCGTGGCTGTTGGCATTAGACTCGGCCAAAGCCACGGCGCTCTCGTAGGGTTGTCGATAGGTGCTCTAGCGACTTGCTTCCTGCTCAATCGCGAAGTTCAGCGAAGTGCTCCACTATGGGCATTCGACTGGAAGCAGGGGGCTTGGCGGAGTCGTTTCGCAATCTGGTCGATGGGCCTGCCGTCGGTACTCTTATTGGGACTATCCGGACCGGCCGACTGGTGGGGGTTGGCTGCGCTGGCTCGTCAACCTGACGGATTGGTCGAAGTTGGCGTCTACAGCGCCGCCAATCAGATCGGCACGCTGCTCCGGTTTGCGCCGTTGTCAGTGGGAATCGCTTTACAATCGCACCTTGCAAAGCAATTTAGCGATGGAGCGATCGCCCACGGGAGAGATTCCATGAAACGAGCGGTACTGGCAATCTGCGCTGGTGGCGTGTTGGTGCTGGCCATTGCTACTCCTTTGGCGCCATGGATCATGCGCGCTTATGGTCCTGCCTACGCGGATCGCACCGAGGTCTTGGTCGCATTGATCGCAGCAGGCGTTGCAGTGGCTTTGCAGGTCATGGTGGAACGGTCACTGCTAGCCATAGCCGGCTACCGGAACACTCTCACAATCGGCCTAACCCGCTCAGCCATATTCGTCGTTGTTGCGCCGTGGGCGGTGACCGGAGGCGCCGCTGGCTTGGCCGTGTTACGAACCGTGGTGTCAGTCGTCCACGCCTTTGCGTTGATCTGGTTGTGGCGTCGATCAATCGGTACGGCTATGCAAGCCTCACTAAGTGGCGATGCTCGCATCGCGGCTTGA
- a CDS encoding O-antigen ligase family protein, which translates to MGHLHPQAQRPASGGLLLPLAYLPLFVGLPTLSVPILSLLQIPMSRDSLNLSFSLAISAAGFYFWFSGWSGKSICRHINFCLLWLTASLTAGIYIEPSKENLLYYVQTLLPIFAMAYGWRLIRTRDDIPRFIRIASATTSFFIIALTISTVHNYGLVRLTFDRISVMKEIAYAIPQFKSYYPMTVLATFSFALSHYLFSRDGSNYAKLWLAAHALFLPLCWSRAGMLGFALCGAIQLLYAATCDRGRGMQRAVVALVVFAVVLPVAVLKMGSTFGARTDVHSVDNKSDRKRLELFIEGCERIAARPMFGDMFIPSWEERAGGEEVDVKRLFGAHNQYVDLGLRGGVVYLVAVCMLFWKAICQCRRLTSRRARALSHNYMVVGVGSMSFLIAALIGSHFQLYFIQLQTAVPIYLVVGITHRCYALATAELRSASGMRNVGQDDACLRTVRLRPAA; encoded by the coding sequence ATGGGCCACTTACACCCGCAAGCACAACGCCCCGCGTCAGGCGGCCTCCTGCTGCCGCTCGCCTATTTGCCGCTATTTGTCGGCCTACCGACACTCTCTGTACCGATTCTCAGCTTGCTCCAAATCCCGATGAGCAGGGATTCTCTCAACTTAAGCTTTAGCCTAGCGATCTCAGCCGCAGGATTCTATTTCTGGTTCAGCGGCTGGTCAGGGAAGTCGATCTGCCGGCATATCAATTTCTGTCTATTGTGGCTCACTGCATCGTTGACAGCAGGCATCTACATCGAACCCTCCAAAGAGAATCTGCTTTACTACGTACAGACTCTCTTACCAATCTTCGCAATGGCATATGGGTGGCGGCTGATCCGAACTCGTGATGATATTCCGCGGTTCATAAGAATCGCAAGCGCCACCACGAGTTTCTTTATTATTGCGCTCACCATTTCAACAGTCCACAACTACGGACTTGTGCGGCTAACCTTCGATCGAATCAGCGTCATGAAGGAGATCGCCTATGCGATCCCACAGTTCAAGAGCTACTACCCAATGACCGTGTTGGCGACGTTTAGTTTCGCTCTGTCCCACTACCTGTTCAGCCGTGACGGGAGCAACTATGCGAAACTATGGCTGGCCGCCCATGCATTGTTTTTGCCGCTCTGTTGGTCGCGAGCGGGGATGCTTGGGTTCGCGTTGTGCGGCGCGATTCAGTTGCTCTATGCGGCAACCTGTGACCGTGGCCGCGGCATGCAACGGGCCGTTGTCGCGTTAGTGGTTTTTGCTGTCGTGTTGCCGGTAGCAGTCCTGAAGATGGGAAGCACTTTCGGCGCCAGGACCGACGTCCACTCGGTAGACAACAAATCTGATCGGAAGCGGCTTGAGCTATTCATAGAAGGCTGCGAGCGGATCGCCGCGAGACCTATGTTCGGCGATATGTTTATCCCTAGCTGGGAGGAGCGGGCTGGTGGAGAAGAGGTGGACGTCAAGCGGTTATTCGGCGCTCACAACCAATACGTAGACCTGGGACTGCGTGGAGGCGTCGTCTACCTAGTAGCCGTTTGCATGCTTTTCTGGAAGGCGATATGTCAGTGCCGTCGACTCACATCGCGACGCGCGCGCGCTCTCTCCCATAACTATATGGTCGTCGGTGTTGGATCGATGTCGTTTTTGATAGCCGCCTTGATCGGATCGCACTTTCAACTCTACTTCATCCAACTACAAACAGCCGTTCCGATCTATCTGGTCGTGGGAATTACGCATCGATGCTATGCCCTAGCAACCGCGGAGCTGCGATCTGCTTCCGGTATGAGGAATGTCGGCCAAGACGACGCTTGTCTACGAACCGTTCGCTTAAGACCCGCCGCCTAA